From the genome of Mycteria americana isolate JAX WOST 10 ecotype Jacksonville Zoo and Gardens chromosome 12, USCA_MyAme_1.0, whole genome shotgun sequence, one region includes:
- the HAGHL gene encoding hydroxyacylglutathione hydrolase-like protein isoform X2, with translation MKVKVISVLEDNYMYLVIEESTRDAVAVDAAVPKRLLEIVRKEDVVLRAILTTHHHWDHARGNEELARLCPGLRVYGADERIGALTHKVTHNQELTFGAIRVRCLFTPCHTSGHMCYFMWEDGSPDAPALFSGDTLFVGGCGKFFEGTAEQMYTNLTQILGALPKETKVFCGHECTVRNLKFALKAEPENEIVKKKLAWAKRDDEDLPTVPSTLQEEFLYNPFLRVTEEPLQKFTGKTDPVEVLRILRTEKDNFKKPKERPNPQAMLAFDWGLFSPFLEKK, from the exons ATGAAGGTGAAGGTGATTTCTGTCCTGGAGGACAACTACATGTACCTGGTCATCGAGGAGAGCACCCGCGACGCCGTCGCGGTGGACGCCGCCGTCCCCAAAAGG TTGCTGGAAATCGTCAGGAAGGAGGACGTGGTGCTCAGAGCGATCCTCACCACCCACCACCACTG GGACCACGCGAGGGGCAACGAGGAGCTGgcgcggctctgccccggcctGCGGGTGTACGGTGCCGATGAGCGGATCGGGGCCCTGACGCACAAGGTGACCCACAACCAGGAGCTGACG TTTGGGGCCATCCGGGTGAGGTGCCTCTTCACCCCCTGTCACACCTCGGGCCACATGTGCTACTTCATGTGGGAGGACGGCTCCCCGGACGCCCCGGCTCTCTTCTCAG GTGACACCCTGTTTGTGGGAGGCTGCGGGAAGTTCTTCGAGGGGACGGCGGAGCAGATGTACACCAACCTCACCCAAATCCTGGGGGCTTTGCCGAAGGAGACG AAGGTGTTCTGCGGCCATGAATGCACCGTCCGAAACCTCAAGTTCGCCTTGAAAGCGGAACCGGAGAATGAAATAGTGAAGAAGAAACTCGCGTGGGCCAAA CGGGATGACGAGGACTTGCCCACGGTGCCCTCCACACTGCAGGAGGAGTTCCTCTACAACCCCTTCCTGCGGGTCAC GGAGGAGCCCTTGCAGAAGTTCACGGGCAAGACGGACCCAGTGGAGGTGCTGAGGATCCTCCGCACCGAGAAGGATAACTTCAAGAAGCCCAAGGAGCGGCCCAATCCCCAGGCCATGCTCGCGTTCGACTGGGGACTTTTCAGCCCCTTCCTTGAGAAGAAGTGA
- the HAGHL gene encoding hydroxyacylglutathione hydrolase-like protein isoform X1, whose amino-acid sequence MKVKVISVLEDNYMYLVIEESTRDAVAVDAAVPKRLLEIVRKEDVVLRAILTTHHHWDHARGNEELARLCPGLRVYGADERIGALTHKVTHNQELTFGAIRVRCLFTPCHTSGHMCYFMWEDGSPDAPALFSGDTLFVGGCGKFFEGTAEQMYTNLTQILGALPKETKVFCGHECTVRNLKFALKAEPENEIVKKKLAWAKQRDDEDLPTVPSTLQEEFLYNPFLRVTEEPLQKFTGKTDPVEVLRILRTEKDNFKKPKERPNPQAMLAFDWGLFSPFLEKK is encoded by the exons ATGAAGGTGAAGGTGATTTCTGTCCTGGAGGACAACTACATGTACCTGGTCATCGAGGAGAGCACCCGCGACGCCGTCGCGGTGGACGCCGCCGTCCCCAAAAGG TTGCTGGAAATCGTCAGGAAGGAGGACGTGGTGCTCAGAGCGATCCTCACCACCCACCACCACTG GGACCACGCGAGGGGCAACGAGGAGCTGgcgcggctctgccccggcctGCGGGTGTACGGTGCCGATGAGCGGATCGGGGCCCTGACGCACAAGGTGACCCACAACCAGGAGCTGACG TTTGGGGCCATCCGGGTGAGGTGCCTCTTCACCCCCTGTCACACCTCGGGCCACATGTGCTACTTCATGTGGGAGGACGGCTCCCCGGACGCCCCGGCTCTCTTCTCAG GTGACACCCTGTTTGTGGGAGGCTGCGGGAAGTTCTTCGAGGGGACGGCGGAGCAGATGTACACCAACCTCACCCAAATCCTGGGGGCTTTGCCGAAGGAGACG AAGGTGTTCTGCGGCCATGAATGCACCGTCCGAAACCTCAAGTTCGCCTTGAAAGCGGAACCGGAGAATGAAATAGTGAAGAAGAAACTCGCGTGGGCCAAA CAGCGGGATGACGAGGACTTGCCCACGGTGCCCTCCACACTGCAGGAGGAGTTCCTCTACAACCCCTTCCTGCGGGTCAC GGAGGAGCCCTTGCAGAAGTTCACGGGCAAGACGGACCCAGTGGAGGTGCTGAGGATCCTCCGCACCGAGAAGGATAACTTCAAGAAGCCCAAGGAGCGGCCCAATCCCCAGGCCATGCTCGCGTTCGACTGGGGACTTTTCAGCCCCTTCCTTGAGAAGAAGTGA
- the CIAO3 gene encoding cytosolic iron-sulfur assembly component 3 produces the protein MASHFSGVLQLTDLDDYIGPSQECIKPVKVEKKPGKAAAKIRIEADGSYFQINQDGGAQKLEKAKITLNDCLACSGCITSAESVLITQQSHEELCKMLTFNKTAAPNEQKLVVLSVSPQSRASLAARCKMGVLETAKKLTAFLKSLGVHYVFDTTFSRNFSLLESQREFVKRFRKQSEDKKALPMLASACPGWICYAEKTHGSFIIPYISTTKSPQQVMGSLVKGHFAEQQHLTPDQIYHVTVMPCYDKKLEASRPDFFNQEYQTRDVDCVITTGEVLKLLEQEGVSLSDVDPAPLDTMFSSAAEEELTSHSGGGSGGYLEHIYKYAAKELFGVQVDAIQYKPLKNKDFQEVTLEKDGVVLLQFALAYGFRNIQNLVQKLKRGKSPYHYVEVMACPSGCLNGGGQIKLDGESSKDQLQQVERLYESLKTEIPEKNRTVNELYEQWLGGVESEKAAQALHTEYHAVEKTSAGFNIKW, from the exons atGGCGTCTCACTTCAGCGGGGTGCTGCAGCTGACGGACCTGGACGATTACATCGGGCCCTCCCAG gaatGTATCAAACCtgtaaaagtggaaaaaaagcctggaaaagcagcagctaagATCAGAATTGAAGCAGATGGAAGCTATTTTCAGATCAATCAG GATGGAGGAGCACAAAAACTGGAAAAGGCTAAAATTACTCTGAATGACTGTTTAGCTTGTAGTGGCTGCATTACATCAGCAGAGAGTGTTTTAATCACTCAACAGAGCCACGAAGAGCTCTGCAAAATGCTGACTTTTAACAAG actgCCGCTCCCAATGAACAGAAGTTGGTGGTGCTTTCTGTTTCACCACAATCCAGAGCTTCACTAGCTGCAAGATGTAAAATGGGTGTTCTGGAAACAGCAAAGAAGTTGACCGCGTTCTTAAAGAGTTTAG GTGTGCACTATGTATTTGATACAACTTTCTCAAGAAACTTCAGCCTATTGGAGAGCCAACGAGAGTTCGTAAAACGCTTTCGAAAGCAATCTGAAGACAAAAAGGCTTTGCCAATGCTAGCTTCTGCCTGTCCAG GTTGGATCTGCTATGCAGAGAAAACCCATGGCAGTTTCATCATTCCTTATATCAGTACCACCAAGTCTCCACAGCAGGTCATGGGCTCCTTGGTCAAGGGCCATTTTGCAGAACAGCAG CACTTAACACCTGACCAGATATACCATGTAACAGTAATGCCCTGTTATGACAAAAAGCTAGAGGCTTCAAGGCCAGACTTTTTCAACCAAGAGTACCAAACTCGTGATGTGGACTGTGTAATCACCACAG GAGAAGTGCTAAAGTTGTTGGAACAAGAAGGAGTATCTCTATCAGATGTAGATCCTGCTCCTTTGGATACCAT gTTTAGTAGTGCTGCAGAAGAGGAGCTCACTAGCCACTCCGGAGGTGGTTCTGGTGGCTATTTGGAGCACATCTACAAGTACGCAGCCAAGGAACTCTTTGGAGTTCAAGTGGATGCAATTCAGTACAAACCTTTAAA AAACAAGGACTTCCAGGAGGTGACACTAGAGAAGGATGGAGTAGTCCTGCTCCAGTTTGCTTTGGCATATGGGTTTCGGAACATACAGAACTTAGTGCAAAAGCTGAAACGAGGGAAATCGCCCTATCACTATGTTGAAGTCATGGCTTGCCCATCAG GCTGTTTAAATGGAGGTGGTCAGATCAAACTAGATGGTGAATCCAGCAAGGACCAGCTTCAGCAAGTTGAGAGGTTGTATGAGTCTCTTAAGACTGAAATTCCAGAGAAGAACCGGACTGTAAATGAACTGTATGAGCAGTGGCTGGGTGGCGTGGAGTCAGAAAAGGCTGCGCAAGCTTTGCATACAGAGTACCACGCAGTGGAGAAAACGAGCGCTGGATTTAACATCAAATGGTGA